The following are encoded together in the Ovis canadensis isolate MfBH-ARS-UI-01 breed Bighorn chromosome 2, ARS-UI_OviCan_v2, whole genome shotgun sequence genome:
- the LOC138434610 gene encoding interferon omega-1-like, translating to MLVGSQNLRILGQMRISSRFCLQDRKDFAFPQEMVEGGQLHEAQAISVLHEMLQQSFNLFHPERASAAWNTTLLQQLRTGLHQQLDDLDACLGQVMGGEDSALGRTGPALAVKRYFQGIHVYLKEKGYSDCAWDIVRLEIMRSFSSSASLQERLR from the coding sequence ATGCTTGTTGGCAGCCAGAACCTCAGGATCCTGGGCCAAATGAGAATCTCCTCTCGCTTCTGTCTGCAGGACAGAAAAGACTTCGCTTtcccccaggagatggtggagggcgGCCAGCTTCATGAAGCCCAGGCCATCTCTGTGCTCCACGAGATGCTCCAGCAGAGCTTCAACCTCTTCCACCCAGAGCGCGCCTCTGCTGCCTGGAACACCACCCTCCTGCAGCAGCTCCGCACTGGACTCCATCAGCAGCTGGACGAcctggacgcctgcctggggcaggtGATGGGAGGGGAAGACTCTGCCCTGGGAAGGACAGGCCCCGCCCTGGCTGTGAAGAGGTACTTCCAGGGCATCCATGTCTACCTGAAAGAGAAGGGATATAGCGACTGTGCCTGGGATATCGTCAGACTGGAAATCATGAGATCCTTCTCTTCATCAGCCAGCTTGCAAGAAAGGTTAAGATGA
- the LOC138434609 gene encoding interferon omega-1-like has product MAFVLSLLMALVLVSYGPGGSLGCVLSQNHVLIGRKNLRLLGQMRRLSPRLCLQDRKDFAFPQEMVEGGQLQEAQAISVLHEMLQQSFNLFHTERSSAAWDTILLEQLLTGLHQQLDDLDACLGQVMGEEDSALGRTGPTLAMKRYFQGIHVYLKEKGYSDCAWETVRVEIMRSLSSSASLQERLKMMYGDLSSP; this is encoded by the coding sequence ATGGCCTTCGTGCTCTCTCTACTCATGGCCCTGGTGCTGGTCAGTTATGGCCCGGGAGGATCCCTGGGCTGTGTCCTGTCTCAGAACCATGTTCTCATTGGCAGGAAGAACCTCAGGCTCCTGGGCCAAATGAGGAGACTCTCCCCTCGCTTGTGTCTGCAGGACAGAAAAGACTTCGCTTtcccccaggagatggtggagggcggccagctccaggaggcccaggccatCTCTGTGCTCCACGAGATGCTCCAGCAGAGCTTCAACCTCTTCCACACAGAGCGCTCCTCTGCTGCCTGGGACACCATCCTCCTGGAGCAGCTCCTCACTGGACTCCATCAGCAGCTGGATGACCTGGATGCCTGCCTGGGGCAGGTGATGGGAGAGGAAGACTCTGCCCTGGGAAGGACGGGCCCCACCCTGGCCATGAAGAGGTACTTCCAGGGCATCCATGTCTACCTGAAAGAGAAGGGATACAGCGACTGCGCCTGGGAAACCGTCAGAGTGGAAATCATGAGATCCTTGTCTTCATCAGCCAGCTTGCAAGAAAGGTTGAAAATGATGTATGGAGACCTGAGCTCGCCTTGA